One Halichondria panicea chromosome 6, odHalPani1.1, whole genome shotgun sequence genomic window carries:
- the LOC135337404 gene encoding outer dynein arm-docking complex subunit 2-like — protein MGATLSCRAEWTSATDKLGGKLDFSKSNESMLLEILQYVEGLCRDHSREALVLFKRPFVWTTSLSYSQFNQLKNNQEYVFSDNVIVSTAKQDGGDPHLTVTEESAGRVEIRALNFKQLNQVLKIATDKKLKEVQLCLEANQDPIANIMGPAYASIGNKNTLLEIHERLARERARGEDSGSTDELDSSFRLLLLLNSLDVSLLHSTVKQMGKEVRLSPESVESEVELLKQFSGNDGDTACLKEIKFTSGMVFSNGCRAPPWRQVLGDICYIVVAPGDGTEFCVSATTEGYFINKGLTSDGEVGYDRVGDVHSTLVALIKTKSKQFTSNIQKQEFNYTDPNTANTEESATIILTEVSNSSEAIKRPGEQDRKPTSHSIRATPNKAVMAGKKIPKSTFTSPKGKSLEPSQKWKSLGLDTKYYTAPQSPLKPPSTKGKSRSIKTSETKATSATSMRSKSHVSRGSTAKSCDDSPDGESGSASDMSEEDDTTDRRPDSNTDLPSEYWQIQKLIKYLRSGNQTSTVIALCSILDFDLSQEACQLAIRDSGGLDLLINLLETDDVKCKIGSLRILREISKNTQTRMAIVDLDGLPMLVDILRSPVRGLKCLAAETIANVAKFKRSRRIVRQNGGIKKLVSLLESPGQPGSPFTGEQSDLEVARCAALGLWSCSKSKSNKIALLKTGAVPLLGQLLSSDNVDLLIPIVGTLQECASESSYQGLIQSEGMLGHLVRGLKTDNQELQKHCASAIFKCAEEEVTRSLVHSHDGLSPLAALLKVTDNKDLLIAVTGAVWKCSKSKENVIKFKELKAVEQLVSLLGNQPEEVLVNVVGALGECASRYADSRVVIRKVGGVAPLVQLLTGTNQPLLINTTNAVGACALDQESMAVIDKQDGVRLLWSLLKSPNDDVQACAAWAICPCIENAKDAGELVRSFVGGLELIVGLLKSPDHEVLASVCAAIAKIAKDEENLGVITDHGVVPLLAKLTHTTDDHLRRHLADAMARCCTWRNNRIAFGEAEAVAPLVSYLKSPDLDVHRSTACALHQLSKDPDNCITMHEAAVVKCLLPMVGSTDFVLQEAAAGCISNIRHLALANEKEKFM, from the exons ATGGGAGCTACACTTTCATGCCGTGCTGAATGGACCTCTGCTACTGATAAATTAGGAGGCAAGCTCGATTTCAGCAAGAGCAATGAGTCAATGCTGCTAGAAATACTACAGTATGTTGAGGGCTTATGCAGGGACCATTCTAGAGAAGCTTTGGTGCTGTTCAAGCGACCCTTCGTATGGACCACCTCTCTGAGCTACTCACAATTCAACCAACTCAAGAACAACCAAGAGTATGTTTTCAG TGATAATGTGATAGTGTCCACTGCTAAGCAGGATGGTGGGGACCCACATCTCACTGTTACTGAA GAGTCAGCTGGGAGAGTTGAGATTAGAGCTCTCAATTTCAAGCAGCTCAACCAAGTGCTCAAAATAGCCACCGACAAGAAACTGAAGGAAGTTCAGCTCTGTCTAGAAG ctaacCAAGACCCTATTGCCAACATTATGGGACCTGCGTACGCGTCCATCGGTAACAAGAACACGCTATTAGAGATCCACGAGCGACTGGCCAGAGAGAGAGCACGCGGCGAGGACAGTGGATCAACTGATGAGCTGGACTCTTCCTTCAGGCTACTACTGTTACTCAATAGCCTGGATGTTAGTCTATTACACTCCACTGTCAAGCAGATGGGCAA GGAAGTTCGATTGTCTCCAGAATCTGTCGAG TCTGAGGTTGAACTATTGAAGCAGTTTAGTGGAAATGATGGTGACACTGCTTGTCTCAAGGAGATCAAATTCACCTCAG GTATGGTATTTTCCAATGGTTGTAGAGCCCCACCGTGGAGACAAGTGCTAGGGGATATCtgctacattgtggttgcccCCGGTGATGGGACTGAGTTCTGTGTCTCTGCTACCACTGAAGGATACTTTATCAACAAA GGTTTGACGTCAGATGGAGAAGTTGGCTATGATCGTGTGGGTGATGTTCACTCAACGTTGGTGGCCCTCATCAAAACCAAGAGCAAGCAGTTCACCAGTAACATACAGAAACAG GAGTTCAACTATACTGACCCTAACACTGCCAACACTGAGGAGAGTGCGACCATTATACTGACGGAGGTGTCTAACTCATCAGAAGCTATTAAGAGGCCAGGAGAACAAGACAGGAAACCAACATCTCATAGCATAAG AGCCACTCCTAATAAGGCAGTTATGGCTGGCAAGAAGATTCCAAAGAGTACGTTTACTTCTCCCAAAGGGAAAAGTTTAGAGCCCTCACAGAAATGGAAGAGCCTCGGCCTGGACACCAAGTACTACACCGCACCACAGAGTCCACTGAAACCACCCAG cactaAGGGCAAGTCACGATCCATCAAAACTAGTGAAACAAAAGCAACGTCTGCAACAAGCATGAGATCAAAATCACA TGTCAGTCGCGGTTCTACTGCCAAGAGTTGCGATGATTCTCCCGATGGAGAGAGCGGTAGTGCCTCGGATATGAGTGAGGAGGATGACACTACTGACAGACGCCCTGACTCCAACACTGACCTTCCCTCTGAGTACTGGCAGATACAGAAACTCATCAAATATCTCAGG AGTGGTAATCAGACATCAACTGTTATTGCCCTGTGTTCAATactggactttgacctcaGCCAGGAGGCCTGTCAGCTTGCCATACGTGATTCCGGTGGTCTAGATCTGCTAATTAATCTATTGGAGACTGACGATGTCAAGTGTAAGATTGGATCATTGCGTATTCTCAGGGAGATCTCTAAGAACACTCAGACTAGAATGGCTATAGTGGACCTAGATG ggctccCCATGTTGGTAGACATACTCCGTTCTCCTGTGAGGGGTCTCAAGTGTCTGGCTGCTGAGACCATTGCCAATGTGGCCAAGTTTAAGAGATCTCGCAGGATTGTACGACAAAATGGGGGAATCAAGAAACTG GTGAGCCTACTAGAGAGTCCTGGTCAACCTGGTTCACCCTTCACTGGGGAACAGAGTGACCTAGAGGTAGCACGCTGTGCAGCACTCGGACTGTGGAGCTGCTCCAAGAGCAAGAGCAACAAAATT GCCCTTCTCAAGACTGGTGCTGTTCCTTTGCTGGGCCAACTTCTCTCTAGTGATAATGTCGACCTGCTCATACCAATAGTAGGGACTCTACAAGAGTGTGCATCTGAG TCCTCCTATCAGGGTTTGATCCAGAGTGAAGGGATGCTGGGACATTTGGTGAGAGGTCTCAAGACTGACAACCAAGAGCTGCAGAAACACTGTGCATCAGCCATATTCAAG TGTGCGGAGGAGGAAGTGACTCGATCGCTGGTACACTCTCATGATGGACTCTCACCACTGGCTGCACTACTCAAGGTCACTGACAACAAGGACCTCCTCATAGCCGTGACTGGGGCTGTATGGAAGTGTAGCAAGAGCAAGGAAAATGTCATAAA GTTCAAAGAGTTGAAAGCAGTTGAGCAACTGGTATCACTGTTGGGCAATCAACCTGAAGAG GTTCTGGTGAATGTGGTGGGTGCTCTGGGAGAGTGTGCTTCTCGATATGCTGACAGTAGAGTGGTCATACGCAAGGTTGGTGGGGTAGCCCCTCTCGTTCAGCTACTCACAGGCACTAATCAACCACTCCTCATCAACACCACCAATGCTGTGGGTGCCTGTGCACTGGACCAGGAGAGCATGGC TGTGATTGACAAACAAGATGGAGTACGGTTGCTGTGGTCTCTACTTAAATCACCCAATGATGAT GTCCAAGCATGTGCTGCGTGGGCTATCTGTCCGTGTATTGAGAATGCCAAGGATGCTGGTGAATTGGTACGATCATTTGTGGGAGGATTGGAGCTCATAGTAGGGCTGTTGAAGTCCCCTGACCACGAGGTCCTggctagtgtgtgtgcagccaTTGCTAAGATTGCCAAGGATGAGGAGAACCTAGGAGTCATCACTGACCACGGTGTGGTACCACTACTGGCTAAACTGACCCATACA ACGGATGACCACCTCCGACGTCACCTTGCTGATGCCATGGCCAG GTGCTGCACATGGCGTAACAATCGTATTGCATTTGGAGAGGCGGAGGCAGTAGCTCCACTTGTCTCCTACCTCAAGTCACCTGACCTGGATGTCCATCGTTCCACTGCCTGTGCCCTACACCAGCTCTCAAAGGATCCTGATAACTGTATCACCATGCATGAAGCTGCTGTAGTcaag tgtctcCTCCCTATGGTGGGTTCCACTGACTTTGTCCTGCAAGAAGCTGCCGCTGGTTGTATCAGTAACATACGTCATCTGGCCCTCGCCAATGAGAAAGAAAAGTTCATGTGA
- the LOC135337412 gene encoding uncharacterized protein LOC135337412, translated as MTSTALSSGNTSSSQLVILHQSLNGSDIHRILKTGQYKIKVSTGTVPSTCIFPQATSAFMILQASSVLHSSKAHIDQEIATNLKKFSELRHKCYVFLSAPLIGASEQKILSLLQEEYLNTELNFLPVHNATECGECIFSITKVLCKPLSDVIRERFRRLRDQVCSEENILLVLAELGIDQRTGTILLDGCGGLSGVAKATRRGELIDYNVSGSLITSIQEVLNTKH; from the exons ATGACCTCTACTGCTCTTTCCTCTGGAAACACAAGCTCCTCCCAGCTGGTGATACTGCATCAAAGTCTGAATGGCTCTGACATACACAGAATATTGAAAACAGGGCAATACAAAATCAAAG TGTCTACTGGTACGGTACCCAGCACGTGCATCTTCCCACAAGCAACATCTGCTTTCATGATTCTACAAGCATCCTCAGTACTGCACTCAAGCAAGGCTCACATTGACCAAGAAATTGCAACTAATTTGAAGAAATTTAGCGAACTTCGTCATAAATGTTACGTATTTCTCTCGGCCCCATTAATTGGAGCTTCAGAGCAAAAAATATTATCTCTCTTACAAGAAGAATATTTGAACACTGAATTGAATTTCTTGCCAGTGCACAATGCGACCGAATGTGGAGAATGTATTTTCAGTATAACGAAGGTTTTGTGTAAACCACTATCAGATGTGATAAGGGAAAGATTTCGACGACTTCGTGATCAAGTTTGCTCAGAGGAGAATATTTTACTGGTGCTAGCAGAACTGGGGATTGACCAGCGGACTGGGACAATTCTATTAGACGGCTGTGGTGGATTGTCCGGTGTCGCCAAGGCAACTCGAAGAGGGGAGTTAATTGATTACAATGTGAGCGGATCTTTAATCACGTCTATACAAGAAGTATTGAACACAAAGCATTAG
- the LOC135337198 gene encoding uncharacterized protein LOC135337198: MDLNFSLCFAVLLILRVSVTFASYNRWSLSSTPDNNGSPSSTSDNSESPSSTSESPSSTSDNSESPSSTPDNNTATEGPLLYTMQPVSQYSCNPYIDVPKQLACALYQQGGLSNHTIRWFRSSNNSGNIETVPINETISSNKDYLISTLLLRDLIKAEGPSDYWCQAGVYGEANSTYEPSAVFTVLPRDAYIGYPPCTGLYMSQQLSMFAGNGSLLTPVGIIDTPTIATTATTVDPSPSSEEDLTPVLVVGVVVSSFFVALLSLIICIFCCVLGSKRKLSTKIDLIHGTNEPLQSLTTIDIHGNEPTTPPQEMDNSEYYVDVEAEGIPPLDHPLRTSLPNSTDFDHLQNNSIEIHYHPVDTDGMDEREYTDLRKPPPISPKPRGVKSQLINCQRPFAVKRIGDIETSKECRKPLPLPSENRALDKSLPHDQSQRIGQPSKQHYQELSSRTMDYLELYTYPSASSKT; the protein is encoded by the exons ATGGATCTCAACTTCTCACTTTGCTTTGCTGTTCTACTGATTCTACGAGTCTCCGTAACTTTTGCTTCTTATAATAGATGGAGTCTATCAAGTACCCCTGATAATAACGGGAGTCCATCAAGTACCTCTGATAATAGCGAGAGTCCATCAAGTACCTCTGAGAGTCCATCAAGTACCTCTGATAATAGCGAGAGTCCATCAAGTACTCCTGATAACA ACACAGCCACTGAAGGTCCCCTGCTCTACACTATGCAACCAGTGAGCCAATATTCTTGCAACCCGTACATTGATGTACCTAAGCAACTAGCCTGTGCCCTCTACCAGCAAGGAGGTCTGTCCAATCACACCATCCGCTGGTTTAGAAGCTCTAATAACTCCGGTAATATTGAAACAGTACCAATAAATGAAACCATCTCAAGCAACAAAGATTATTTAATCTCAACACTTCTGCTAAGAGATTTAATAAAAGCAGAAGGTCCGAGTGATTACTGGTGTCAGGCAGGAGTCTACGGAGAGGCTAATTCGACCTATGAACCCAGTGCAGTATTTACAGTGCTACCACGTGATGCGTACATTGGGTACCCTCCCTGCACAGGACTGTACATGTCTCAACAGCTCTCAATGTTTGCTGGCAATGGATCGCTTCTTACGCCTGTGGGCATCATCGACACACCCACCATAGCCACAACAGCTacaacggtggacccctctcCCTCAAGTGAGGAG GATCTCACACCGGTCTTGGTAGTGGGCGTAGTCGTCTCCTCATTCTTTGTTGCCCTTCTCTCCTTGATCATCTGTATCTTCTGCTGCGTCCTGGGATCAAAGA GAAAGCTATCAACTAAAATTGACCTTATTCACGGTACGAATGAACCTTTGCAATCACTGACAACCATCGATATCCATGGCAACGAACCCACCACTCCCCCTCAGGAAATGGATAACTCGGAATATTACGTTGATGTTGAAGCCGAGGGAATTCCCCCCCTAGACCACCCCCTACGTACATCACTACCTAATAGTACGGACTTTGATCATCTTCAAAACAACTCTATAGAGATTCATTATCACCCCGTTGACACTGACGGAATGGACGAAAGGGAATACACAGATCTCCGAAAGCCACCTCCTATTTCTCCTAAACCTAGAGGAGTCAAATCTCAATTAATAAATTGTCAGCGACCATTTGCAGTCAAAAGAATAGGTGATATCGAGACTTCGAAAGAATGCAGAAAACCACTGCCACTACCAAGCGAAAATAGAGCTCTTGACAAATCGCTACCTCATGATCAATCTCAAAGAATTGGGCAACCTTCTAAACAACACTATCAGGAGCTCAGTTCAAGAACGATGGATTATTTGGAACTGTATACATATCCATCTGCTAGCTCTAAGACTTAG
- the LOC135337418 gene encoding uncharacterized protein LOC135337418 isoform X2: protein MVGAGGEKGREGGEEKLYCQVTIEDKVTLFLDGPDKFPTGLKDNDDYKKFGYGYHLGGAPWIVGQVKGTVVAMETQPGILKESQISLIEEL, encoded by the exons ATGGTGGGTGCCGGAGGGGAGAAAGGTCGCGAGGGAGGAGAGGAGAAGCTGTACTGCCAG GTTACCATAGAGGATAAAGTTACACTGTTTCTGGACGGCCCTGACAAGTTTCCGACTGGTTTAAAAGACAATGACGACTATAAGAAGTTTGGGTATGGCTACCATCTGGGAGGAGCGCCATGGATTGTCGGCCAGGTCAAAG GTACTGTGGTTGCTATGGAGACACAGCCTGGCATTCTAAAAGAGAGTCAGATATCCCTCATCGAGGAACTTTGA
- the LOC135337418 gene encoding uncharacterized protein LOC135337418 isoform X1: protein MENSRTAKQSSGREIYMVGAGGEKGREGGEEKLYCQVTIEDKVTLFLDGPDKFPTGLKDNDDYKKFGYGYHLGGAPWIVGQVKGTVVAMETQPGILKESQISLIEEL, encoded by the exons ATGGAGAATAGTAGAACAGCAAAGCAAA GTTCTGGTAGAGAGATCTACATGGTGGGTGCCGGAGGGGAGAAAGGTCGCGAGGGAGGAGAGGAGAAGCTGTACTGCCAG GTTACCATAGAGGATAAAGTTACACTGTTTCTGGACGGCCCTGACAAGTTTCCGACTGGTTTAAAAGACAATGACGACTATAAGAAGTTTGGGTATGGCTACCATCTGGGAGGAGCGCCATGGATTGTCGGCCAGGTCAAAG GTACTGTGGTTGCTATGGAGACACAGCCTGGCATTCTAAAAGAGAGTCAGATATCCCTCATCGAGGAACTTTGA
- the LOC135337417 gene encoding uncharacterized protein LOC135337417, translating to MEVMRLLVLVSFSLVVGKQVAMAAPAENQKLDADKIKFIQDEIEKKMLQNEVAKEMQLTKMQLTKPVTDDNPEDTAHTKKSCFDDGNGSLNEWSLEHLINTVSPNTFVDAPAGNPYYATTDYGRTLNTDSDPHRVLFSSSLRLGRFPPPEKILLNFPPYMNTSLYFIGTFGSSNQKPTIGILGMFGIDSLGMTIDRLKCIAKMKYLGFKLIPWNIDDFKESVNDACDDRIEQAVSSNGFTDALTNVERLIQFVTEMSQNPNVQNWCLTTPTMLANTQTSHVQVKMRY from the exons ATGGAGGTTATGCGGCTGTTAGTACTTGTTAGCTTCTCCCTTGTCGTAGGGAAGCAAGTTGCCATGGCAGCACCTGCTGAAAATCAGAAATTGGACGCAGACAAAATCAAGTTTATTCAGGACGAGATTGAAAAGAAAATGCTGCAAAATGAAGTGGCTAAAGAAATGCAACTGACTAAAATGCAACTGACTAAACCAGTAACTGACGATAATCCGGAAGACACTGCCCATACAA AGAAGTCTTGCTTTGATGATGGTAACGGCTCACTGAATGAATGGTCACTGGAGCATCTAATCAACACTGTGTCTCCAAACACTTTCGTCGATGCCCCAGCCGGTAATCCTTATTATGCCACAACGGATTACGGTCGCACCCTCAACACGGACTCGGATCCACACAGAGTTTTGTTCTCCAGCTCTCTCAGACTTGGCCGATTCCCTCCTCCGGAAAAAATCTTGCTTAATTTCCCACCATACATGAATACATCTCTCTACTTTATTGGGACATTTGGAAGTTCTAATCAGAAACCAACTATTGGAATTCTCGGTATGTTTGGAATTGATAGTTTAGGTATGACGATTGATCGACTAAAGTGCATTGCAAAGATGAAGTACTTGGGATTCAAGCTGATACCATGGAACATAGATGATTTCAAGGAGAGTGTAAACGATGCCTGTGATGACCGGATCGAACAAGCTGTCAGTTCCAATGGCTTTACCGACGCACTTACAAACGTAGAGAGATTGATTCAATTTGTTACAGAAATGAGCCAAAATCCAAACGTTCAGAATTGGTGTCTCACTACCCCAACCATGCTCGCCAATACTCAGACGAGCCACGTTCAAGTTAAAATGCGATACTAA
- the LOC135337416 gene encoding uncharacterized protein LOC135337416, whose amino-acid sequence MDLNFSLCFAVLLFSIASAQDRSWPASSTPDNSPLLYTMQPTSQYSCNPYIDGPKQLICALYQQGGLSNHTIRWFRSSNNSEIEMIRETNSMRNEEYFISGLSLKDLIEAEGPSDYWCQAGVYGEVNSTYEPSAVFTVLPRDAYDDYPPCIGLSMSQQVTMFADNGSLLTPVGIIDTPTIATTATTVDPSPSSEQDLTPVLIVGVAVSSFFVALLFLIICIFCCIFCCILRSKKKLSTEIDSTNEPLQSLTAVDIHGNEPITPPQEMENSAGYIDVGAKGIFPLANSTDFNHLQDNAPEIFYHAIDADGMDTNDYTDLRKPPPISPKPVGVKSLSQQPFAVKRIGDGKTSKERRKPLPLPKNKDKNRAPALEDELPLQSQRIEQPYEQEYQALSSSTKNRVEVYSCPAEVSASSESVVYAN is encoded by the exons ATGGATCTCAACTTCTCACTTTGCTTTGCTGTTCTACTATTCTCCATAGCTTCTGCTCAAGATCGTAGCTGGCCTGCATCAAGTACTCCTGATAATA gTCCCCTACTCTACACTATGCAACCAACTAGCCAGTATTCTTGCAACCCGTACATTGATGGACCTAAGCAACTAATCTGTGCCCTCTACCAGCAAGGAGGTCTGTCCAATCACACCATCCGCTGGTTTAGAAGCTCTAACAACTCTGAAATAGAGATGATAAGGGAAACTAATTCAATGAGGAATGAAGAATATTTCATCTCAGGACTTTCACTAAAAGATTTAATAGAAGCAGAAGGTCCGAGTGATTATTGGTGTCAGGCAGGAGTCTACGGAGAGGTTAATTCGACCTACGAACCCAGTGCAGTGTTTACAGTGCTACCCCGTGATGCATACGATGATTACCCTCCTTGCATAGGACTGTCTATGTCTCAACAAGTAACCATGTTTGCTGACAATGGATCGCTTCTTACGCCTGTGGGCATCATCGACACACCCACCATAGCCACAACGGCTacaacggtggacccctctcCCTCAAGTGAGCAG GATCTCACACCGGTCTTGATAGTGGGCGTAGCCGTTTCCTCATTCTTTGTTGCCCTTCTCTTCTTGATCATCTGTATATTCTGCTGTATATTCTGCTGCATTCTAAGATCAAAGA AAAAGCTATCAACTGAAATTGACAGTACAAACGAACCCTTGCAATCGCTGACGGCCGTTGATATCCATGGCAACGAACCTATCACCCCCCCTCAGGAAATGGAAAACTCAGCTGGTTACATTGACGTTGGTGCCAAGGGAATTTTCCCCCTAGCTAATAGTACGGACTTCAATCATCTTCAAGACAACGCACCAGAGATTTTTTATCACGCCATTGATGCTGACGGAATGGACACAAATGACTATACAGATCTCCGAAAACCACCTCCTATTTCTCCAAAACCTGTTGGAGTCAAATCTCTATCACAGCAACCATTTGCAGTAAAAAGAATTGGTGATGGCAAGACATCGAAAGAACGCAGGAAACCGCTACCACTACCAAAGAATAAAGATAAAAATAGAGCTCCTGCTCTTGAGGATGAATTGCCGCTTCAATCTCAAAGAATTGAGCAACCTTATGAACAAGAGTATCAGGCGCTCAGTTCGAGCACTAAGAATCGTGTTGAAGTGTACTCATGCCCAGCTGAGGTATCTGCCAGCTCTGAGAGCGTTGTGTATGCTAACTAA
- the LOC135337421 gene encoding uncharacterized protein LOC135337421, with protein MDLNFSLCFALLLILLVSIASAQDNDTDTATEGPLLYTMQPVSQYSCNPYIDGPKQLVCALYQRGGLSNHTIRWFRSSNNSGNIETEMIINETNPRNEEYLISILQLNNSIKAEGPSDYWCQAGVYGEVNSTYEPSAVFTVLPRDVYVGYPPCTGLYMSQQVSMFAGNGSFLMPVGIIDTPTSVGTSPSSEQTPEDLPLVLIVGIAVSSFFVALLFLIICIFCCVLKSKRKQSTKIDLIHDTNEPLQSLTAIDIHGNEPTTPPQEIDNSDDYVDVSAEGISPLGHPLCTSLANSMDSAHLQDNAIEIHYHAIDADGMDTNEYADLRRPPHISPKPVGVASNCQRPFAVKRIGDGEVSKERRKPLPPSKNRAPNLKDESLLQSQQPYEPEYQALSSSTKNYMELYTCPAELSASSESVVYSN; from the exons ATGGATCTCAACTTCTCACTTTGCTTTGCTCTTCTACTGATTCTACTAGTCTCCATAGCCTCTGCTCAAGATAATG acacagacacagccACTGAAGGTCCCCTACTCTACACTATGCAACCAGTGAGCCAATACTCTTGCAACCCGTACATTGATGGACCTAAGCAACTAGTCTGTGCCCTCTACCAGCGTGGAGGTCTGTCCAATCACACCATCCGCTGGTTTAGAAGCTCTAACAACTCCGGTAATATAGAAACAGAGATGATAATAAACGAAACTAATCCAAGGAATGAAGAATATTTGATATCGATACTTCAACTAAATAATTCAATAAAAGCAGAAGGTCCGAGTGATTATTGGTGTCAGGCCGGAGTCTACGGAGAGGTTAATTCGACCTATGAACCCAGTGCAGTGTTTACAGTGCTACCACGTGATGTGTACGTTGGTTACCCTCCTTGCACAGGGCTGTACATGTCTCAGCAGGTCTCAATGTTTGCTGGAAATGGATCGTTTCTTATGCCTGTGGGCATCATCGACACACCCACCTCTGTGGGCACCTCCCCCTCAAGTGAGCAG ACTCCGGAGGATCTTCCACTGGTCTTGATAGTGGGCATAGCCGTTTCCTCATTCTTTGTTGCCCTTCTCTTCTTGATCATCTGTATATTCTGCTGCGTCCTGAAATCAAAAA GAAAGCAATCAACTAAAATTGACCTTATTCACGATACAAACGAACCTTTACAATCACTGACAGCCATCGACATCCATGGCAACGAACCCACCACCCCCCCTCAGGAAATAGATAACTCAGATGATTACGTTGACGTTAGTGCTGAGGGAATTTCCCCCCTAGGCCACCCCCTATGCACATCACTAGCTAATAGCATGGACTCTGCTCATCTTCAAGACAACGCTATAGAGATTCATTATCACGCCATTGACGCTGACGGAATGGACACAAATGAATACGCAGATCTCCGAAGACCACCTCACATTTCTCCAAAACCTGTAGGAGTCGCATCGAATTGTCAGCGACCATTTGCAGTAAAAAGAATTGGTGATGGCGAGGTATCTAAAGAACGCAGAAAACCGCTACCACCATCGAAAAATAGAGCTCCTAATCTCAAGGATGAATCTCTGCTTCAGTCTCAGCAACCTTATGAACCAGAGTATCAGGCGCTCAGTTCAAGCACAAAGAATTATATGGAACTGTACACATGTCCAGCTGAGCTATCTGCCAGCTCTGAGAGTGTTGTGTATTCTAACTAA
- the LOC135337422 gene encoding uncharacterized protein LOC135337422, with protein sequence MDINFSLCFAVLLVLLVSIASAQDNNTHTKGPLLYTMQPMSQYSCNPYIVGRKRLFCALYQRGGLSNHTIRWFRRSNNSGNIETEMIRETNPRNEEYFLSRLSLKDFIEAEGPSDYWCQVGVYGEVNSTYEPSAVFKVLPRDAYIGYPPCTLLSLSQQVSMFAGNGSILTPVGIINTPTSVGTSPSSEQNLTPVLTVSIVISLFFVALLFLIICIFCCVLKSKRKLSSTEIDIIHSTNEPLQSLAAVDIHGNESITLPQEIDNSAGYVDVGAEGISPVDHPLRTSQANSMDYLQDNAAKIHYHAIDVDGMDEREYTDLRKPPRISPKPRGVKSQSLNCQQAFAVKRMGGEKLTERTKPLPLPKNKDKNRAPSESPLQSQRIGQPSKQDYQALSSSTKNRVELYTCPAEVSASSESVVYAN encoded by the exons ATGGATATCAACTTCTCACTTTGCTTTGCTGTTCTACTGGTTCTACTTGTCTCCATAGCTTCTGCTCAAGATAaca acacacacactaaagGTCCCCTACTCTACACTATGCAACCAATGAGCCAGTATTCTTGCAACCCGTACATTGTTGGACGGAAACGGCTATTCTGTGCCCTCTACCAGCGTGGAGGTCTGTCCAATCACACTATCCGCTGGTTTAGAAGGTCTAACAACTCCGGTAATATTGAAACAGAGATGATAAGGGAAACTAATCCAAGGAATGAAGAATATTTTCTCTCAAGACTTTCACTAAAAGATTTCATAGAAGCAGAAGGTCCGAGTGATTACTGGTGTCAGGTCGGAGTCTACGGAGAGGTTAATTCGACCTATGAACCCAGTGCAGTGTTTAAAGTACTACCACGTGATGCGTACATTGGTTACCCTCCCTGCACACTACTGTCCTTGTCACAGCAGGTCTCCATGTTTGCTGGCAATGGATCGATTCTTACGCCTGTGGGCATCATCAACACACCCACCTCTGTGGGCACCTCCCCCTCAAGCGAGCAG AATCTCACACCGGTCTTGACAGTGAGTATAGTCATCTCCTTATTCTTTGTTGCCCTTCTCTTCTTGATAATCTGTATATTCTGCTGCGTCCTGAAATCAAAGA GAAAGCTATCATCAACTGAAATTGACATTATTCACAGTACAAACGAACCCTTGCAATCGCTGGCGGCCGTTGATATCCATGGCAACGAATCCATCACCCTCCCTCAGGAAATAGATAACTCAGCTGGTTACGTCGACGTTGGAGCTGAGGGAATTTCCCCCGTAGACCACCCCTTACGTACATCACAAGCTAATAGTATGGACTATCTTCAAGACAACGCTGCAAAGATTCATTATCACGCCATTGATGTTGACGGAATGGACGAAAGGGAATACACAGATCTCCGAAAACCACCTCGTATTTCTCCTAAACCTAGAGGAGTCAAATCTCAATCACTGAATTGTCAGCAAGCATTTGCAGTCAAAAGAATGGGTGGCGAAAAATTAACGGAACGTACGAAACCGCTACCACTACCGAAAAATAAAGACAAAAATAGAGCTCCTAGCGAATCTCCGCTTCAATCTCAAAGAATTGGACAGCCTTCTAAACAAGATTATCAGGCGCTCAGTTCAAGCACAAAGAATCGTGTTGAACTGTACACATGCCCAGCTGAGGTATCTGCCAGCTCTGAGAGCGTTGTGTATGCTAACTAA